Proteins from one Escherichia coli genomic window:
- the entH gene encoding proofreading thioesterase EntH: MIWKRHLTLDELNATSDNTMVAHLGIVYTRLGDDVLEAEMPVDTRTHQPFGLLHGGASAALAETLGSMAGFMMTRDGQCVVGTELNATHHRPVSEGKVRGICQPLHLGRQNQSWEIVVFDEQGRRCCTCRLGTAVLG, translated from the coding sequence ATGATCTGGAAACGCCATTTAACGCTCGACGAACTGAACGCCACCAGCGATAACACAATGGTGGCGCATCTTGGAATTGTGTATACCCGTCTGGGCGATGATGTGCTGGAAGCCGAAATGCCGGTTGATACTCGTACTCATCAGCCGTTTGGCCTGCTGCATGGCGGCGCGTCGGCGGCGCTGGCGGAAACCCTGGGATCGATGGCCGGATTTATGATGACTCGCGACGGACAGTGCGTGGTGGGCACGGAGCTTAACGCCACACATCATCGCCCGGTGTCTGAGGGAAAGGTACGCGGCATCTGCCAGCCGCTGCATCTTGGGCGGCAAAATCAGAGCTGGGAAATCGTTGTTTTCGATGAACAGGGGCGGCGTTGCTGTACTTGT
- the entA gene encoding 2,3-dihydro-2,3-dihydroxybenzoate dehydrogenase EntA gives MDFSGKNVWVTGAGKGIGYATALAFVEAGAKVTGFDQAFTLEQYPFATEVMDVADAAQVAQVCQRLLAQTERLDVLVNAAGILRMGATDQLSKEDWQQTFAVNVGGAFNLFQQTMNQFRRQRGGAIVTVASDAAHTPRIGMSAYGASKAALKSLALSVGLELAGSGVRCNVVSPGSTDTDMQRTLWVSDDAEEQRIRGFGEQFKLGIPLGKIARPQEIANTILFLASDLASHITLQDIVVDGGSTLGA, from the coding sequence ATGGATTTCAGCGGCAAAAATGTCTGGGTAACCGGCGCGGGGAAAGGTATTGGCTACGCCACGGCGCTGGCATTTGTTGAGGCCGGAGCGAAAGTTACAGGTTTTGATCAAGCGTTCACTCTGGAGCAATATCCCTTTGCGACCGAAGTAATGGATGTAGCCGACGCTGCGCAGGTGGCGCAAGTGTGTCAGCGACTGTTAGCGCAAACGGAGCGACTGGACGTGCTGGTCAATGCGGCGGGAATTTTGCGCATGGGCGCGACCGATCAGCTCAGCAAGGAGGACTGGCAGCAGACTTTTGCGGTCAACGTCGGTGGCGCATTTAACTTGTTCCAGCAGACCATGAACCAGTTTCGCCGTCAGCGGGGCGGGGCGATTGTTACTGTGGCGTCCGACGCTGCACACACGCCGCGTATTGGTATGAGTGCTTACGGTGCGTCGAAAGCGGCGCTGAAAAGCCTGGCGTTGAGCGTCGGGCTGGAACTGGCGGGTAGCGGTGTGCGCTGTAATGTGGTTTCCCCGGGGTCCACCGACACCGATATGCAACGCACGCTGTGGGTGAGTGATGACGCCGAAGAGCAGCGTATTCGCGGCTTTGGCGAGCAGTTTAAACTCGGTATTCCGCTGGGGAAAATCGCCCGTCCACAAGAGATCGCCAACACGATTTTGTTCCTCGCCTCTGACCTCGCAAGCCATATCACCCTACAGGATATTGTGGTAGATGGCGGCTCAACACTGGGGGCATAA
- the entB gene encoding enterobactin biosynthesis bifunctional isochorismatase/aryl carrier protein EntB has translation MAIPKLQAYALPESHDIPQNKVNWAFEPQRAALLIHDMQDYFVSFWGENCPMMEQVIANIAALRDYCKQHNIPVYYTAQPKEQSDEDRALLNDMWGPGLTRSPEQQKVVDRLTPDADDTVLVKWRYSAFHRSPLEQMLKESGRNQLIITGVYAHIGCMTTATDAFMRDIKPFMVADALADFSRDEHLMSLKYVAGRSGRVVMTEELLPAPIPSTKAALREVILPLLDESDEPFDDDNLIDYGLDSVRMMALAARWRKVHGDIDFVMLAKNPTIDAWWKLLSREVK, from the coding sequence ATGGCTATTCCAAAATTACAGGCTTACGCACTGCCGGAGTCTCACGATATTCCGCAGAATAAAGTCAACTGGGCCTTTGAGCCGCAACGTGCCGCGTTGTTAATCCATGATATGCAGGACTATTTTGTCAGCTTCTGGGGCGAGAACTGCCCGATGATGGAGCAGGTGATCGCGAATATTGCGGCACTACGCGACTACTGCAAACAGCACAATATTCCGGTTTATTACACCGCCCAGCCGAAAGAGCAGAGCGATGAAGATCGGGCGCTGTTGAATGATATGTGGGGACCGGGCCTGACCCGTTCACCAGAACAGCAAAAGGTGGTGGATCGCCTGACGCCAGATGCCGACGACACGGTGTTGGTGAAGTGGCGCTACAGCGCGTTTCATCGTTCTCCGCTGGAGCAAATGCTCAAAGAGAGTGGACGTAACCAGTTGATTATTACCGGGGTATACGCCCACATTGGCTGTATGACCACCGCAACCGACGCATTTATGCGCGATATTAAACCGTTTATGGTGGCGGATGCGCTGGCCGATTTCAGTCGTGACGAGCATTTGATGTCGCTGAAATATGTAGCCGGGCGTTCTGGCCGGGTGGTGATGACCGAAGAACTATTGCCTGCACCGATCCCTTCAACCAAAGCGGCGCTGCGAGAGGTGATCCTGCCGTTGCTGGACGAGTCCGATGAGCCGTTCGATGACGACAACCTAATTGATTACGGTCTGGATTCGGTGCGCATGATGGCGCTGGCGGCGCGCTGGCGCAAAGTGCATGGCGATATCGATTTTGTCATGCTGGCGAAAAATCCGACCATCGACGCCTGGTGGAAGCTACTCTCCCGCGAGGTGAAATGA